The DNA window CCTCGTGTGGGCAGTGCATCCGCTCAACACGGAAGCTGTCGTGTACGTGACGCAGCGGACGGAGCTGTTGGTGGCGCTCTTCTACCTGACAACGCTGTGGGCGGCGGTTCGCTACTGGAGCGCGGATTCCGAGGGGGCGCGTGCCTTCTGGCTCGTGGCAGCGGTCCTGGCGTGTCTCGCCGGCACGGCGTCGAAGGAGATCATCGTCTCTGCCCCGCTCGTCGTACTGTTGTACGAGCGAACCTTCCTCGGCCCATCGCCGCGGACCCGTCGGTCCTGGCCGTTCTACGCGGGTCTGACGCTCGGTTGGGTGTTGCTCGCGCTACTCAGCGCTCGGGGCATCGGCGGCCTGTCGGATCCACGCCACAGAGTGCCCGTCCTCGTATGGTGGTTCACCCAGGCGAAGGTGCTCCTGCTCTACCTGAAGCTCGCGGTCTTGCCGTGGCCGCTGTCGATTCACTACGCACCGATATATCTGCGGACGTTCGAGCTGGCATGGCCCTGGTTGGCGGCGGTGACGATCGTGGCTGCCGCCACGCTCGCTCTGGTGTGGCCGCGCCCTGCCGTGCGCTTCGTCGCAGCGGCAGTGGTGTTGGTTCTGGCACCGACGCTGGTGGTGCCGCTCCCGAAGATGGTCGCCGCCGAACGGAGGATGTATCTCCCATTGGCCGGCATCGTCACGGTCGCCATCGTCGGCGGATATCGGCTCATATCCACCCGCTGGCCGTCCGGCAGCGCCCGTCTGTCCGCCGTCGCGATAATGACGTTGCTCCTCGCGTTCAGCTTCATGACGGTCCGCCGGCTGGCGGCATACGAAACCTCCGTTACTATCTGGCAAGATGCCGTGCTGCACCAGCCCGACGATCCCATGGCCCACTACAACCTGGGCGTGGCACTCGTCGAGGAAGGTCGGCCGCCGCAGGAAGCGATGATGCAGTTCGAGCACGCTCTGCGGCTCGACCCCGAGCATACCGGCGCGCTCGACAACCTCGGCATGCTTCTGAACCGTCTCGGCCGGCCGCGGGAAGCGATGACGCGGTTCGAGGAGGCCTTGAGGATCGAGCCGGACGACGCCGTTGCCCACAACAACCTTGGGGCCGTTCTGATCGCTCTCGGTCGGCCGCAGGAAGCGATCCAACACTTGAACCAGGCACTGACGCTCAAGCCCGACGAGCCGAAATCCAAGGTTCACCTGAATCTCGGAAAGGCGCTGATGGATAGCGGTCGCGCGAACGACGCGATCGCGCATCTCGAGCAGGCGATTCGCCTCCAATCCGATGATGCCGACGCGCATTACAGCCTCGGCGTGGTCCTGACCAATACCGGACGGCCCGCGGATGCGGTCGGGCATCTTGAGCAGGCTCTACGCTTGAAGCCCGGAGACGCCGAGGCTTACAACGCGCTCGGCAGCGCGTCGCTGAGGATGGGGAACTCCCGGAGCGCGGCCGAATACTACGAGCACGCCCTCGAGCTGAAGCCCAACTACTCCGAAGCCCACAACAACCTCGGCGCAGTGCTCCTCGACCTCGGTCGGCCACATGACGCCATCGAGCACTTCGAGCAGGCGCTCCGGTTGAAGCCCGACAACGCCAATGCACACTACAACCTGGCGAGCACCCTGATGAACATCGGTCGGCCGCGGGACGCCATCGAGCATTTCGAGCAGGCCCTCCGGCTCAACCCGACCGATGCGCAGATCCGCTTCAATTGCGCGACCGCATACGCCGGCAGCAACCAGCCCTCCGAGGCTGTCGCGATGGCCGAAGACGCGCTCGCCCTCGCACGATCGCACGGAGATACCGCTCTCGCCGACGAGATAGAGACGTGGCTCACACGGTATCGCGCGGCGCCAACGAACGACCGCCTTTCCCCCGTTCGCGGTCCCCGGGGGTCGTCCCGGTAGGTGTACATCGCGCCGCCGGCGAGCG is part of the Deltaproteobacteria bacterium genome and encodes:
- a CDS encoding tetratricopeptide repeat protein translates to MSGLYAKAMGAPFIFDDLPGIVNNPSIVRLWPLIGDSRNRGPLNPPPLAPTARRPLPNLTLALNYHFGGLQPVGYHVFNLGVHVLSAVVLASVVSRTLRLPYFGGVWDRAAWALSLAVALVWAVHPLNTEAVVYVTQRTELLVALFYLTTLWAAVRYWSADSEGARAFWLVAAVLACLAGTASKEIIVSAPLVVLLYERTFLGPSPRTRRSWPFYAGLTLGWVLLALLSARGIGGLSDPRHRVPVLVWWFTQAKVLLLYLKLAVLPWPLSIHYAPIYLRTFELAWPWLAAVTIVAAATLALVWPRPAVRFVAAAVVLVLAPTLVVPLPKMVAAERRMYLPLAGIVTVAIVGGYRLISTRWPSGSARLSAVAIMTLLLAFSFMTVRRLAAYETSVTIWQDAVLHQPDDPMAHYNLGVALVEEGRPPQEAMMQFEHALRLDPEHTGALDNLGMLLNRLGRPREAMTRFEEALRIEPDDAVAHNNLGAVLIALGRPQEAIQHLNQALTLKPDEPKSKVHLNLGKALMDSGRANDAIAHLEQAIRLQSDDADAHYSLGVVLTNTGRPADAVGHLEQALRLKPGDAEAYNALGSASLRMGNSRSAAEYYEHALELKPNYSEAHNNLGAVLLDLGRPHDAIEHFEQALRLKPDNANAHYNLASTLMNIGRPRDAIEHFEQALRLNPTDAQIRFNCATAYAGSNQPSEAVAMAEDALALARSHGDTALADEIETWLTRYRAAPTNDRLSPVRGPRGSSR